The following are encoded together in the Salvia hispanica cultivar TCC Black 2014 chromosome 6, UniMelb_Shisp_WGS_1.0, whole genome shotgun sequence genome:
- the LOC125195236 gene encoding putative pectate lyase 2: MAKHTTSLFILTWLLAYCISKNIAHSSHKTQNKTSPHYNIHTYPRQSDKVMNTIDSCWRADPNWALTRKALADCAIGFGSGAVGGKNGAIYIVTDASDDAINPKPGTLRYGAIQAQPLWIIFESDMSIKLDNELIVNSYKTIDGRGARVEISNGPCITIEHVSHVIVHGLSIHDCKPGKPGLVRSSTDHVGHRLGSDGDGITILDSSNVWIDHCYLARCTDGLLDVTHASNFVTLSNNYFTQHDKVMLLGHKDGFTDDKIMKVTVVFNHFGPGLVQRMPRVRYGYAHVANNRYDQWIMYAIGGSADPTILSEGNYFVASDQVKEVTKRETKDHWKSWKWRSTKDVFVNGAYFIPSGYGSVAPNYLASQHFEAAVGSMVPALTSDAGPLFCEPHQQC; encoded by the exons ATGGCAAAACACACCACTTCCCTTTTCATACTTACATGGCTACTTGCCTATTGCATTTCGAAAAATATCGCACATTCATCTcacaaaactcaaaataaaacatcccCACATTATAACATCCATACATATCCTCGCCAAAGCGACAAGGTGATGAACACAATCGACTCGTGCTGGCGGGCTGACCCGAATTGGGCCCTAACCCGGAAGGCGCTAGCCGATTGTGCAATAGGATTCGGAAGTGGGGCCGTGGGAGGGAAGAACGGGGCTATATACATCGTGACTGACGCATCAGATGACGCAATTAACCCTAAGCCGGGCACTCTTCGTTATGGTGCGATCCAAGCCCAGCCGCTATGGATCATATTTGAAAGCGACATGAGTATTAAACTCGATAACGAGTTGATTGTGAATAGTTATAAGACGATCGATGGTAGAGGGGCGCGAGTAGAGATATCAAATGGGCCGTGCATTACTATTGAGCATGTGAGCCACGTCATAGTCCATGGGCTTAGCATCCACGACTGCAAGCCCGGGAAGCCCGGCCTGGTGCGGAGTAGCACGGACCATGTCGGGCACAGGCTCGGTAGCGATGGAGATGGAATTACCATTCTTGATTCGTCCAATGTGTGGATTGATCATTGCTACCTTGCTCGTTGCACGGATGGTCTTCTTGACGTGACACATGCATCAAATTTTGTTACTCTTTCCAACAATTACTTCACTCAACATGATAAG gtGATGCTGTTGGGACATAAAGATGGATttacagatgacaaaatcatGAAAGTGACGGTGGTTTTTAATCACTTTGGGCCAGGATTGGTGCAACGAATGCCAAG AGTTCGATACGGATACGCCCACGTCGCCAACAATAGGTACGATCAGTGGATTATGTACGCAATTGGTGGGAGTGCTGATCCCACTATACTTAGCGAAGGCAATTATTTTGTGGCTTCCGATCAAGTTAAAGAG GTAACAAAACGCGAGACGAAGGATCATTGGAAGAGCTGGAAGTGGAGGTCGACGAAGGACGTGTTCGTAAATGGGGCATATTTTATCCCATCAGGATATGGAAGTGTTGCTCCAAATTATTTGGCATCGCAACACTTTGAAGCCGCAGTCGGATCAATGGTTCCAGCTTTAACATCCGATGCTGGTCCCCTCTTTTGTGAACCTCACCAACAATGTTGA
- the LOC125195969 gene encoding uncharacterized protein LOC125195969 isoform X4 has protein sequence MESGVTNTSDPNFGLRTYISPLKWLFLDHSSLWRAGLSWSIFFVLNICVPIVSHFLYSCSDCDPAHQRPFDAIVQLSLSSFAAISFFCLSSFARTYGFRKFLFLDRLGDESDKIQQGYAQQFNLCSITLVTGLFICLRSAAKITHKAQAITSLAAKWHACSTMSSLDEMYDETPRAQNSSIGTVYPVTLDWDSDKEGDEDDELNDTSSVHNYANTISYQKRQALAKYFEHNKAGVSVYGFVLDRTRLHTIFAVHLSLTLWILNKTIGVS, from the exons atggAATCAGGGGTAACAAACACATCGGATCCAAATTTCGGGCTGAGGACCTACATATCACCTCTGAAATGGCTATTTCTCGATCACTCCAGCTTGTGGCGGGCCGGGCTCTCGTGGTCCATCTTCTTCGTGCTCAACATCTGCGTTCCAATTGTTTCTCACTTTCTGTATTCCTGCTCAGATTGTGATCCGGCTCATCAGAGGCCTTTTGATGCAATTGTGCAGCTTTCCCTCTCATCATTCGCAGCTATTTCTTTCTTCTGTCTCTCTTCTTTTGCTCGGACTTATGGCTTTCGGAAGTTTCTGTTTCTCGACAGATTGGGTGATGAGAGCGACAAGATTCAACAGGGCTATGCTCAGCAGTTCAAC TTATGTTCAATCACGCTGGTGACAGGGCTTTTCATCTGCCTGCGCAGTGCAGCAAAGATAACGCATAAAGCTCAGGCTATTACATCACTTGCTGCAAAGTGGCATGCCTGTTCCACGATGAGTTCATTGGATGAGATGTATGATGAAACTCCTCGAGCTCAGAATTCTTCAATCGGGACAGTGTATCCGGTCACTCTTGACTGGGACTCAGATAAAGAAGGAGACGAAGATGATGAACTGAATGATACAAGCTCGGTGCATAATTATGCAAATACTATATCGTACCAGAAGAGGCAAGCTCTAG caaaatattttgaacaCAACAAAGCCGGAGTTTCAGTGTATGGCTTTGTGCTGGACAGGACCCGTCTCCACACTATTTTTGCCGTTCACCTTTCTCTCACACTCTGGATATTGAACAAGACGATTGGTGTCTCGTAA
- the LOC125195969 gene encoding uncharacterized protein LOC125195969 isoform X3, protein MESGVTNTSDPNFGLRTYISPLKWLFLDHSSLWRAGLSWSIFFVLNICVPIVSHFLYSCSDCDPAHQRPFDAIVQLSLSSFAAISFFCLSSFARTYGFRKFLFLDRLGDESDKIQQGYAQQFNVFKRESDVASILTRHLRIRRNLRVISHRFRRFILLTLITVTMSQFISLLVTLEPSSRVDICTAGELALCSITLVTGLFICLRSAAKITHKAQAITSLAAKWHACSTMSSLDEMYDETPRAQNSSIGTVYPVTLDWDSDKEGDEDDELNDTSSVHNYANTISYQKRQALAKYFEHNKAGVSVYGFVLDRTRLHTIFAVHLSLTLWILNKTIGVS, encoded by the exons atggAATCAGGGGTAACAAACACATCGGATCCAAATTTCGGGCTGAGGACCTACATATCACCTCTGAAATGGCTATTTCTCGATCACTCCAGCTTGTGGCGGGCCGGGCTCTCGTGGTCCATCTTCTTCGTGCTCAACATCTGCGTTCCAATTGTTTCTCACTTTCTGTATTCCTGCTCAGATTGTGATCCGGCTCATCAGAGGCCTTTTGATGCAATTGTGCAGCTTTCCCTCTCATCATTCGCAGCTATTTCTTTCTTCTGTCTCTCTTCTTTTGCTCGGACTTATGGCTTTCGGAAGTTTCTGTTTCTCGACAGATTGGGTGATGAGAGCGACAAGATTCAACAGGGCTATGCTCAGCAGTTCAAC GTCTTTAAGAGAGAATCTGATGTTGCTTCTATCTTGACCCGACATCTAAGAATCAGAAGAAATCTCCGGGTCATAAGTCACCGATTTAGACGCTTCATCTTGTTGACTCTGATCACTGTTACGATGAGTCAGTTTATTTCCTTGCTTGTTACACTCGAACCAAGCTCTAGGGTTGATATTTGCACAGCTGGAGAACTCGCG TTATGTTCAATCACGCTGGTGACAGGGCTTTTCATCTGCCTGCGCAGTGCAGCAAAGATAACGCATAAAGCTCAGGCTATTACATCACTTGCTGCAAAGTGGCATGCCTGTTCCACGATGAGTTCATTGGATGAGATGTATGATGAAACTCCTCGAGCTCAGAATTCTTCAATCGGGACAGTGTATCCGGTCACTCTTGACTGGGACTCAGATAAAGAAGGAGACGAAGATGATGAACTGAATGATACAAGCTCGGTGCATAATTATGCAAATACTATATCGTACCAGAAGAGGCAAGCTCTAG caaaatattttgaacaCAACAAAGCCGGAGTTTCAGTGTATGGCTTTGTGCTGGACAGGACCCGTCTCCACACTATTTTTGCCGTTCACCTTTCTCTCACACTCTGGATATTGAACAAGACGATTGGTGTCTCGTAA
- the LOC125195969 gene encoding uncharacterized protein LOC125195969 isoform X1 yields the protein MESGVTNTSDPNFGLRTYISPLKWLFLDHSSLWRAGLSWSIFFVLNICVPIVSHFLYSCSDCDPAHQRPFDAIVQLSLSSFAAISFFCLSSFARTYGFRKFLFLDRLGDESDKIQQGYAQQFNRSMKLLLAFVLPCFLADSVYKIWWFSTVGTHIPYFYNIYLSKAVMCTLLMCSWLYRISICYVVCILFRLTCYLQVLKLEGYAQVFKRESDVASILTRHLRIRRNLRVISHRFRRFILLTLITVTMSQFISLLVTLEPSSRVDICTAGELALCSITLVTGLFICLRSAAKITHKAQAITSLAAKWHACSTMSSLDEMYDETPRAQNSSIGTVYPVTLDWDSDKEGDEDDELNDTSSVHNYANTISYQKRQALAKYFEHNKAGVSVYGFVLDRTRLHTIFAVHLSLTLWILNKTIGVS from the exons atggAATCAGGGGTAACAAACACATCGGATCCAAATTTCGGGCTGAGGACCTACATATCACCTCTGAAATGGCTATTTCTCGATCACTCCAGCTTGTGGCGGGCCGGGCTCTCGTGGTCCATCTTCTTCGTGCTCAACATCTGCGTTCCAATTGTTTCTCACTTTCTGTATTCCTGCTCAGATTGTGATCCGGCTCATCAGAGGCCTTTTGATGCAATTGTGCAGCTTTCCCTCTCATCATTCGCAGCTATTTCTTTCTTCTGTCTCTCTTCTTTTGCTCGGACTTATGGCTTTCGGAAGTTTCTGTTTCTCGACAGATTGGGTGATGAGAGCGACAAGATTCAACAGGGCTATGCTCAGCAGTTCAAC AGATCAATGAAACTCTTGTTGGCTTTTGTTCTCCCATGTTTCCTTGCTGATAGTGTCTACAAAATATGGTGGTTCAGCACAGTGGGAACTcatattccttatttttataacaTATACTTGAGCAAAGCTGTTATGTGCACGCTCTTAATGTGTTCGTGGCTGTATCGGATCTCAATCTGTTATGTTGTATGTATTCTCTTCCGCCTTACATGCTATCTGCAAGTACTCAAACTGGAGGGCTATGCTCAGGTCTTTAAGAGAGAATCTGATGTTGCTTCTATCTTGACCCGACATCTAAGAATCAGAAGAAATCTCCGGGTCATAAGTCACCGATTTAGACGCTTCATCTTGTTGACTCTGATCACTGTTACGATGAGTCAGTTTATTTCCTTGCTTGTTACACTCGAACCAAGCTCTAGGGTTGATATTTGCACAGCTGGAGAACTCGCG TTATGTTCAATCACGCTGGTGACAGGGCTTTTCATCTGCCTGCGCAGTGCAGCAAAGATAACGCATAAAGCTCAGGCTATTACATCACTTGCTGCAAAGTGGCATGCCTGTTCCACGATGAGTTCATTGGATGAGATGTATGATGAAACTCCTCGAGCTCAGAATTCTTCAATCGGGACAGTGTATCCGGTCACTCTTGACTGGGACTCAGATAAAGAAGGAGACGAAGATGATGAACTGAATGATACAAGCTCGGTGCATAATTATGCAAATACTATATCGTACCAGAAGAGGCAAGCTCTAG caaaatattttgaacaCAACAAAGCCGGAGTTTCAGTGTATGGCTTTGTGCTGGACAGGACCCGTCTCCACACTATTTTTGCCGTTCACCTTTCTCTCACACTCTGGATATTGAACAAGACGATTGGTGTCTCGTAA
- the LOC125195969 gene encoding uncharacterized protein LOC125195969 isoform X2 produces MESGVTNTSDPNFGLRTYISPLKWLFLDHSSLWRAGLSWSIFFVLNICVPIVSHFLYSCSDCDPAHQRPFDAIVQLSLSSFAAISFFCLSSFARTYGFRKFLFLDRLGDESDKIQQGYAQQFNRSMKLLLAFVLPCFLADSVYKIWWFSTVGTHIPYFYNIYLSKAVMCTLLMCSWLYRISICYVVCILFRLTCYLQVLKLEGYAQVFKRESDVASILTRHLRIRRNLRVISHRFRRFILLTLITVTMSQFISLLVTLEPSSRVDICTAGELALCSITLVTGLFICLRSAAKITHKAQAITSLAAKWHACSTMSSLDEMYDETPRAQNSSIGTVYPVTLDWDSDKEGDEDDELNDTSSVHNYANTISYQKRQALGI; encoded by the exons atggAATCAGGGGTAACAAACACATCGGATCCAAATTTCGGGCTGAGGACCTACATATCACCTCTGAAATGGCTATTTCTCGATCACTCCAGCTTGTGGCGGGCCGGGCTCTCGTGGTCCATCTTCTTCGTGCTCAACATCTGCGTTCCAATTGTTTCTCACTTTCTGTATTCCTGCTCAGATTGTGATCCGGCTCATCAGAGGCCTTTTGATGCAATTGTGCAGCTTTCCCTCTCATCATTCGCAGCTATTTCTTTCTTCTGTCTCTCTTCTTTTGCTCGGACTTATGGCTTTCGGAAGTTTCTGTTTCTCGACAGATTGGGTGATGAGAGCGACAAGATTCAACAGGGCTATGCTCAGCAGTTCAAC AGATCAATGAAACTCTTGTTGGCTTTTGTTCTCCCATGTTTCCTTGCTGATAGTGTCTACAAAATATGGTGGTTCAGCACAGTGGGAACTcatattccttatttttataacaTATACTTGAGCAAAGCTGTTATGTGCACGCTCTTAATGTGTTCGTGGCTGTATCGGATCTCAATCTGTTATGTTGTATGTATTCTCTTCCGCCTTACATGCTATCTGCAAGTACTCAAACTGGAGGGCTATGCTCAGGTCTTTAAGAGAGAATCTGATGTTGCTTCTATCTTGACCCGACATCTAAGAATCAGAAGAAATCTCCGGGTCATAAGTCACCGATTTAGACGCTTCATCTTGTTGACTCTGATCACTGTTACGATGAGTCAGTTTATTTCCTTGCTTGTTACACTCGAACCAAGCTCTAGGGTTGATATTTGCACAGCTGGAGAACTCGCG TTATGTTCAATCACGCTGGTGACAGGGCTTTTCATCTGCCTGCGCAGTGCAGCAAAGATAACGCATAAAGCTCAGGCTATTACATCACTTGCTGCAAAGTGGCATGCCTGTTCCACGATGAGTTCATTGGATGAGATGTATGATGAAACTCCTCGAGCTCAGAATTCTTCAATCGGGACAGTGTATCCGGTCACTCTTGACTGGGACTCAGATAAAGAAGGAGACGAAGATGATGAACTGAATGATACAAGCTCGGTGCATAATTATGCAAATACTATATCGTACCAGAAGAGGCAAGCTCTAG GAATTTGA
- the LOC125195968 gene encoding uncharacterized membrane protein At1g16860-like, giving the protein MGTRTGSHQLSSGLMVSGRPERQPTERPRMASRTVIYTGGDVRKSGELGRMYGVDISGGENPPKIPPRPPGAAAARSGPIHAPKFPNSGPAGKFSSSSSSFSGPVTPIQPTGLITSDQQATPGSNRQSGPLDAAAAASTPSSFKKANYSSAVTSLGGQVKLGFRTSLVAMWVSLAVAVIGLTVVALLIAAVEKMVILAVAVTALVPAVGIMVWNFTYQKKGVLGLLRKFPDSELRNAVDGQFVKVTGVVTCGSSPLETSYQRVPRCVYVSSEFHEYRGYGGEKANAKHRLFSWGCRNSETYVADFYISDIKSGERALVKTGYGAKVSPFVKQTVVVNAKEDKEGVSPNFLQWLSSRGLSSDNRLMQLKEGYIREGYTVSVLGVVRRHNNMFMIVPPVEPVSTGFGWRCCLFPTYIDGLILINEEHDEAIPV; this is encoded by the exons ATGGGCACCCGAACCGGGTCTCACCAGCTAAGCAGCGGGCTTATGGTGTCGGGTCGACCCGAACGCCAGCCCACAGAACGGCCTCGGATGGCGTCGCGCACCGTCATCTACACCGGCGGCGACGTCAGGAAATCTGGCGAGCTCGGGAGAATGTACGGCGTCGATATTTCCGGTGGAGAAAACCCGCCTAAAATCCCCCCTCGACCACCAGGCGCCGCCGCCGCAAGATCCGGCCCAATTCACGCCCCGAAATTCCCCAATTCAGGTCCCGCTGGAAAGTTCTCGTCGTCTTCGTCGTCCTTTTCTGGCCCGGTGACGCCGATTCAGCCGACCGGCCTAATCACTTCCGATCAACAGGCCACGCCCGGCTCAAATAGGCAGTCGGGACCGCTcgacgccgccgccgctgcgtCGACGCCTAGCTCGTTTAAAAAGGCCAATTACAGCTCCGCAGTGACGAGCCTGGGGGGACAGGTCAAGTTAGGGTTTAGGACATCGCTGGTGGCAATGTGGGTGTCTCTGGCCGTGGCGGTGATTGGCCTGACGGTGGTGGCATTACTGATTGCTGCTGTGGAGAAGATGGTGATTTTGGCGGTGGCGGTGACGGCGCTGGTCCCTGCCGTGGGGATCATGGTGTGGAATTTCACGTACCAAAAAAAGGGGGTTTTAGGGTTATTGAGGAAATTTCCTGATTCGGAGCTGAGGAATGCTGTTGATGGCCAGTTCGTCAAGGTCACTGGG GTTGTTACTTGTGGCAGTTCACCGCTTGAAACTTCGTATCAGAGAGTGCCAAGATGTGTATATGTTTCCTCTGAGTTTCACGAATATAGAGGGTATGGTGGAGAAAAGGCAAATGCTAAACACCGTCTCTTCTCTTGGGGATGCAGGAACTCAGAG ACCTATGTGGCGGACTTCTATATATCGGACATTAAGTCTGGTGAAAGAGCTCTTGTGAAAACAGGTTATGGTGCTAAAGTTTCTCCGTTTGTCAAACAAACTGTAGTTGTCAATGCCAAGGAAGATAAAGAAGGTGTATCCCCAAATTTTCTGCAATGGCTTTCTAGCCGTGGATTGTCAAGTGACAACCGTTTGATGCAGCTTAAAGAAGG ATATATCAGAGAAGGATACACCGTGAGTGTCTTGGGTGTGGTTAGACGTCACAATAACATGTTCATGATTGTTCCCCCAGTGGAACCCGTTTCAACAGGCTTCGGTTGGCGCTGCTGCCTCTTCCCGACTTACATTGATGGCCTTATATTGATAAACGAAGAACACGATGAGGCCATCCCTGTATAA